A window from Planococcus maritimus encodes these proteins:
- a CDS encoding oxidoreductase, which produces MEYNTITGKTAIITGANSGLGLETAKSFARLGARIILAVRNLDKGQAAEQEIREESPEATIEVMQLDLSDLESVRAFAETFTSRFDSLDLLINNAGVMTPPYTKTKDGFELQFGSNHLGHFALTGRLLPLLLQTENSRVVTLSSLAHRNSAIYFDNLDGSNGYKAMKFYGQSKLANLMFATELDERLKQHGVSTLSLACHPGISATNLFKIGNREMPRIFKGLLHRYLQPATMGALPTVYAATEADLTGGEYIGPDGKGRRKGYPALEQPDPAVNEAAVRQKLWDVSEKLTGVTFNFSK; this is translated from the coding sequence GTGGAATACAATACAATAACAGGAAAAACGGCCATCATCACGGGGGCCAATAGCGGACTCGGATTGGAAACGGCCAAATCGTTCGCCCGTCTAGGCGCACGGATCATTTTGGCGGTCCGCAATCTCGATAAAGGACAAGCAGCGGAACAAGAAATCCGCGAAGAATCTCCTGAAGCCACGATCGAGGTAATGCAGCTCGACTTGTCTGATTTGGAGAGCGTACGCGCTTTTGCAGAGACCTTCACTAGCCGCTTCGACTCACTCGATTTGCTGATTAACAATGCCGGCGTCATGACGCCACCTTATACAAAGACGAAAGACGGTTTTGAGCTGCAGTTCGGCAGCAATCATCTTGGGCATTTTGCGTTGACGGGACGGCTCTTGCCTTTGCTGCTCCAGACGGAGAATTCGCGTGTAGTGACATTGAGCAGCTTGGCGCACCGAAATTCCGCCATTTACTTTGACAACCTTGACGGCTCGAACGGTTATAAAGCGATGAAGTTTTACGGCCAAAGCAAATTGGCGAATTTAATGTTTGCGACAGAACTCGATGAGCGGCTCAAGCAGCACGGCGTATCGACGCTCAGCCTCGCGTGCCATCCCGGGATTTCTGCGACCAATTTATTTAAGATCGGCAACCGCGAAATGCCTCGCATCTTCAAAGGGCTCCTGCACCGCTATTTGCAGCCGGCGACGATGGGCGCACTCCCGACTGTCTATGCCGCAACGGAAGCTGACCTAACCGGCGGCGAATACATCGGGCCGGACGGCAAAGGCCGACGCAAAGGCTATCCTGCTTTAGAGCAACCGGACCCGGCAGTGAATGAAGCGGCTGTCCGCCAGAAACTATGGGACGTTTCCGAAAAACTGACCGGCGTGACGTTCAACTTCAGCAAGTAA
- a CDS encoding short-chain fatty acid transporter, which produces MKAITRFSNNLMERYLPDPFLFVIILTVVVFGLGLGLTDSSPAQMVAFWGEGFWALLAFSMQMVLVLVTGFVLASSPIFKKGLGKLASFAKSPGSAILWVTIVSLAASWINWGFGLVIGALFAKELAKRVDNVDYRLLIASAYSGFLIWHAGFSGSIPLSIATEGHPFADRIGIIPTSETIFSSYNLIIIAALVIIVPLLNRMMMPKKEDTVTVDPAVLVDPPVEEVPSKGNMTPAERLENSWILSMVIGALGIAFIIYYFVNNGFALTLDLVNFMFLFLGILFHGTPRKYLSAVQEAVKGAGAIIVQFPFYAGIMGMMTASGLAAVISEAFVSVSTAETFPLFAFLSAGLVNFFVPSGGGQWAVQAPIMLEAAEMLGSEPAKVAMAVAWGDAWTNMIQPFWALPALAIAGLKAKDIMGFCVIVLVVSGVVIGLGLLFL; this is translated from the coding sequence TTGAAAGCGATTACACGTTTTTCGAACAACTTAATGGAGCGTTATTTACCTGATCCGTTTTTATTCGTCATTATTTTGACGGTTGTGGTTTTCGGTTTGGGCTTAGGCTTAACGGATTCATCGCCTGCGCAGATGGTGGCGTTCTGGGGTGAGGGCTTTTGGGCGCTTTTGGCGTTCTCGATGCAGATGGTGCTCGTGCTCGTCACGGGCTTTGTACTGGCGAGCAGCCCGATTTTTAAGAAAGGACTCGGTAAACTTGCGAGTTTTGCAAAGTCGCCAGGCAGTGCGATTTTGTGGGTGACGATTGTGTCGCTGGCGGCAAGCTGGATCAACTGGGGCTTCGGTTTGGTCATCGGAGCTTTGTTTGCGAAAGAATTGGCGAAGCGCGTCGACAATGTCGATTACCGCTTGTTGATTGCGAGTGCCTATTCCGGGTTTTTGATCTGGCACGCCGGCTTTTCAGGGTCGATTCCGTTATCGATCGCGACAGAAGGGCATCCGTTTGCTGATCGAATTGGCATCATTCCCACATCGGAAACGATTTTCTCCAGCTATAATTTGATTATCATTGCGGCTTTGGTCATTATCGTACCGCTATTGAACCGCATGATGATGCCGAAAAAAGAAGACACAGTCACAGTTGATCCTGCCGTTTTGGTCGACCCGCCGGTTGAAGAAGTTCCGTCAAAAGGGAACATGACCCCAGCGGAGCGATTGGAGAACAGCTGGATCTTGTCGATGGTGATCGGCGCACTAGGTATTGCATTTATCATTTATTATTTCGTCAACAACGGATTTGCGTTAACGCTCGACTTGGTCAACTTTATGTTCTTGTTCCTCGGCATCCTATTCCACGGGACGCCGCGCAAGTATTTGAGCGCGGTGCAGGAAGCGGTCAAAGGGGCAGGCGCCATCATCGTTCAGTTCCCGTTTTATGCAGGCATCATGGGCATGATGACAGCATCAGGACTCGCGGCGGTCATTTCAGAAGCCTTCGTCAGTGTTTCGACGGCGGAGACCTTCCCGTTATTCGCGTTCTTAAGCGCCGGTCTCGTGAACTTTTTCGTTCCTTCTGGTGGCGGCCAATGGGCGGTGCAAGCACCGATTATGCTCGAAGCAGCGGAAATGCTTGGCAGTGAACCGGCGAAAGTCGCCATGGCAGTTGCATGGGGCGATGCCTGGACGAATATGATCCAGCCGTTCTGGGCCTTGCCAGCGCTGGCCATCGCCGGTCTCAAAGCGAAAGACATCATGGGCTTTTGCGTCATCGTGTTGGTTGTGAGCGGTGTCGTAATTGGATTGGGCTTATTGTTCTTATAA
- a CDS encoding glycosyltransferase family 4 protein: MNEFIEFRNRVYGHESNNSYPLQFLEEYINNGTAISSDELRVIEHIRTIKQLELNKKLDDKDIDGLLAFLGQHPTTDRFIIDAILTLFNDEVKPIIERKIKDLLVTRQVDSQKLYHIVDLCIECELDLLSDDDIGSMFQQYEQDLEIVSILLDYVERFNKQGSTDALTKLLALDYPDSIKIQGMNALMSLSPMETIDPAVVDEHIRNDRNQVFVDSYLDFLQSDVTFDKQGTSILQSMFYGDFEDSGKGNNGGLAVLLKSLGEEVSKDDQIAHVFTITITQASTKPFISFHGDKHVFIRLPIYLDQSRSDKFIKRELFIKRQIAHFLKRSNIEPDVFHIRFLDNASKAVAHLAKELTSQLVFTLTPDPHRNMFDGAGRIKALEFNDLIEKLNKIKIGDELIHTSDGIVGIGNADVQTELAVYFPQFQDGAVNRKIKMIGEGIHTAQAIDVEDIAGSPNPFAAWSETNKAFFEKPVILNVGRLAVLKGQMELLKAWANSKLSDTHNLLIIGGDLENPSPEEKMVIDFFEDFVQKHPEFKDRFIHKGAMSNVDIRSLERTIIKKDFDYPHIYLCSSVKEEFGIAILEAMSIGFLTLGPIKGGVKSYMKNGENGFLIDTSNWETIAKETESHLYDSSIDPAAIRKIQAAGQRTVDEHFSIQNISKEFVSFYLSLEGETANEV; the protein is encoded by the coding sequence ATGAACGAATTCATAGAGTTCAGAAATCGAGTTTACGGCCATGAAAGCAATAACAGTTATCCGCTTCAATTTTTAGAGGAGTACATAAATAACGGCACGGCTATCAGTTCCGACGAATTAAGAGTGATCGAGCACATTCGAACGATCAAGCAACTCGAGCTGAACAAGAAGTTAGACGATAAGGACATTGATGGATTACTGGCTTTTTTAGGACAGCATCCGACCACGGATCGATTTATCATCGACGCGATTTTGACTCTATTCAACGACGAGGTTAAGCCAATTATAGAGAGAAAAATAAAAGACTTACTCGTCACCCGGCAAGTCGATAGTCAAAAGCTCTATCATATTGTGGATCTGTGCATTGAATGTGAGTTGGATCTGTTAAGTGATGACGATATCGGTTCGATGTTTCAGCAATACGAACAGGATTTAGAAATCGTTTCGATCTTGTTGGACTATGTAGAGCGTTTTAACAAACAGGGATCTACAGATGCCCTAACCAAATTATTGGCTCTTGATTACCCGGATAGCATCAAAATCCAAGGAATGAATGCCTTGATGAGTCTGTCTCCAATGGAAACGATTGATCCCGCCGTTGTGGACGAGCACATCAGAAACGACCGAAACCAAGTGTTTGTGGATAGCTATTTGGATTTTCTCCAGAGCGATGTCACGTTCGATAAGCAAGGCACGTCGATTTTGCAGTCGATGTTTTACGGGGATTTTGAAGATAGCGGCAAAGGAAACAACGGGGGCTTAGCGGTGTTATTGAAATCCTTGGGTGAAGAAGTATCGAAAGATGATCAAATAGCTCATGTGTTTACGATTACGATCACGCAAGCATCCACCAAACCGTTTATCAGTTTTCACGGCGATAAACACGTCTTTATCCGATTGCCGATCTATTTGGATCAGTCCAGATCAGACAAGTTTATTAAACGAGAGCTCTTTATCAAACGGCAAATCGCTCATTTTTTGAAACGGTCGAATATAGAACCCGATGTCTTTCATATCCGGTTTTTAGACAATGCGTCTAAAGCGGTGGCTCATCTAGCTAAAGAGTTAACGAGCCAATTGGTCTTTACGCTGACGCCAGACCCGCACCGGAACATGTTTGATGGAGCTGGGCGCATAAAAGCACTTGAATTTAACGATTTGATTGAAAAACTGAACAAGATCAAAATAGGCGACGAATTGATTCACACAAGCGATGGAATCGTCGGGATCGGGAATGCAGATGTACAAACAGAACTGGCAGTCTATTTCCCTCAATTTCAGGACGGGGCTGTAAATAGAAAAATAAAAATGATCGGTGAAGGCATACACACGGCCCAAGCCATTGATGTAGAAGACATCGCGGGCTCTCCTAACCCATTTGCGGCATGGAGTGAAACAAATAAAGCTTTCTTTGAAAAGCCTGTCATCTTGAACGTCGGAAGATTGGCTGTGTTAAAAGGGCAGATGGAACTGCTCAAAGCGTGGGCAAACTCCAAGCTCTCAGACACTCATAATCTTCTCATTATCGGAGGAGACTTAGAAAATCCGAGTCCAGAAGAAAAAATGGTGATCGATTTCTTCGAAGATTTCGTGCAAAAGCATCCCGAGTTCAAAGACCGGTTCATCCATAAAGGAGCTATGTCGAATGTGGATATCCGATCGCTTGAACGGACGATCATCAAGAAAGACTTTGACTATCCGCATATCTATCTATGCTCAAGTGTCAAAGAAGAGTTTGGCATCGCCATATTAGAAGCAATGTCGATCGGCTTCCTGACGCTCGGCCCGATCAAAGGCGGAGTGAAAAGTTATATGAAGAACGGCGAAAATGGATTTTTGATCGACACCAGCAATTGGGAAACGATCGCGAAAGAAACCGAAAGCCATTTGTATGATTCTTCAATTGATCCAGCAGCCATTCGAAAAATTCAAGCGGCAGGACAGCGAACAGTGGATGAACACTTTTCGATTCAAAACATTTCAAAAGAATTCGTGTCGTTTTATTTGTCCCTAGAAGGAGAAACTGCCAATGAAGTATAG
- a CDS encoding glycosyltransferase, translated as MKYRKIFFISPPFYSHFNPLLVLAKSFQAHGAEVTFGCSIEFKDKIVEENLNFYEIDISANKNTGTSEDTVQPDTERMRLEEFFESTKKGAVETLITQSRHRKADMLYNPQKLIDTIKVIDDSLDVDLYVVDILSYSVTLSLYFLGLPFVTFCPPHPNTIPRDGRYFNVPKNWPDAITVKENDLAKLKQVSTQTQREFTEVFNSIITKNKSIQPISNAFSLVSEIAVIYNYFDFNDNEKHEENPKELFIGNSFQAVALDEEWMKRIETKEKKIMISLGTFLSNRKDVLEKLILSARESHPDALLIVSAGSHAEALQKYSSPNTIIEGFIPQVALMQYVDTVVFHGGCNTLTEAMYHGKEMVILPFSSDQFNIAYDIEKQNLGRILDPNNFSQQQLATALTELEESSKNNLRYWQSVSRERGADYAVKKILEIDSI; from the coding sequence ATGAAGTATAGAAAAATCTTTTTCATCAGTCCTCCTTTTTATTCGCATTTCAATCCTTTGCTCGTGTTGGCCAAGAGTTTTCAAGCACATGGCGCAGAAGTGACTTTTGGCTGCAGCATCGAATTTAAGGACAAGATCGTGGAAGAGAACTTGAATTTCTACGAGATCGACATCAGTGCCAATAAAAATACGGGGACAAGTGAAGACACCGTCCAACCGGACACAGAGCGCATGCGGCTCGAGGAATTTTTCGAGTCGACCAAAAAAGGGGCGGTGGAAACATTGATCACGCAGTCCCGCCATAGAAAAGCGGATATGCTGTATAACCCGCAAAAGCTCATTGACACTATTAAAGTCATCGATGATTCCCTGGATGTGGATCTTTACGTTGTCGACATCCTGTCTTACTCGGTGACGTTGAGTTTATATTTCTTGGGATTGCCGTTTGTGACGTTCTGCCCGCCCCATCCGAATACCATTCCAAGAGACGGGCGGTATTTCAACGTGCCGAAAAACTGGCCCGATGCGATCACGGTCAAAGAGAATGATTTGGCGAAGCTCAAGCAAGTGTCCACCCAAACACAACGGGAGTTTACGGAAGTATTCAATAGTATCATCACGAAAAATAAATCGATTCAACCCATCAGCAATGCGTTTAGTTTAGTGTCGGAAATTGCGGTCATCTACAATTATTTTGATTTCAACGATAACGAAAAACACGAAGAAAACCCGAAAGAGCTGTTTATCGGAAATTCATTCCAAGCGGTAGCTTTAGATGAAGAGTGGATGAAACGAATAGAGACCAAGGAAAAGAAAATCATGATCAGCTTGGGGACGTTTTTGTCGAACCGAAAAGACGTGCTGGAAAAACTCATTTTGTCGGCGAGAGAAAGCCATCCGGATGCACTGTTGATCGTTTCGGCAGGAAGCCATGCGGAGGCACTTCAAAAATACAGTTCGCCGAATACGATCATCGAAGGGTTTATCCCACAAGTTGCGCTGATGCAGTATGTGGACACCGTTGTGTTCCACGGGGGATGCAACACTTTAACGGAAGCGATGTACCATGGAAAAGAGATGGTCATCTTGCCGTTCTCCAGCGATCAGTTTAATATCGCCTACGACATCGAGAAGCAAAATTTAGGAAGAATATTGGACCCAAACAATTTCAGCCAACAACAATTGGCAACGGCATTGACTGAGCTAGAAGAGAGTTCCAAGAACAATCTGCGGTATTGGCAAAGCGTCTCCAGAGAACGAGGCGCGGATTATGCCGTGAAGAAAATATTGGAGATTGATTCTATATAG
- a CDS encoding uracil-xanthine permease family protein yields the protein MKETVEADTKVKNTSKYDVDGVPPLKEAIPLGLQHIFAMFLGNVAVPIIIAGAVGITGADLTILIQSAMVMAGIATIIQCYPIWMVGARLPVVMGTSFGFLPTNLVIASSYGIGGLLGASLIGGLFGGALGFFVKKVRRFFPKIVTGTVVLTIGLSLLPTGIVSMAGGSGSESFGSAKNWLVALLVLAIVLFLNRYATGMAKTSSILIGIIIGYLVALPLGMVEFTAMREASWFSVPQPFYFPIEFYWGAILPMMIMFIVTSVETVGDVTAMTTGGAGREPTEKELSGSVIANGFTSSLGAIFNSLPNTSFSQNVGMIAFTKVMSRYVVAVGAGFLILAGLIPKVGALISTMPPAVIGGATVIIFSQITLTGISILTSEPLNERAKIIIGLSLVFGIGLSQVPDAMNGFPEVIKLLFGGSGITIACFVAIALNLIIPEESVKEEA from the coding sequence ATGAAGGAAACAGTTGAAGCAGACACAAAGGTGAAGAATACGAGTAAATACGATGTGGATGGGGTCCCTCCATTAAAAGAAGCAATTCCTTTAGGACTGCAGCATATCTTCGCGATGTTTTTAGGGAATGTAGCGGTCCCGATTATCATTGCGGGTGCGGTCGGCATTACCGGAGCGGATTTAACGATCTTAATTCAAAGCGCCATGGTGATGGCTGGGATTGCGACGATCATCCAATGTTACCCAATATGGATGGTCGGGGCACGGCTGCCGGTCGTGATGGGGACGAGTTTCGGATTTCTGCCGACCAATCTCGTTATCGCCAGCTCCTACGGCATCGGCGGATTACTGGGCGCCAGCTTGATCGGCGGTTTGTTTGGCGGCGCTTTAGGGTTTTTTGTAAAGAAAGTTAGGCGATTCTTTCCGAAAATTGTCACCGGTACAGTCGTTCTGACGATCGGTTTGTCTTTGTTGCCGACAGGTATTGTCTCGATGGCTGGAGGCAGTGGGTCTGAAAGTTTTGGCTCAGCTAAAAACTGGCTAGTGGCGTTACTGGTATTGGCCATTGTGCTGTTTCTCAATCGATATGCAACGGGAATGGCGAAAACTTCCTCTATTTTAATTGGCATTATTATTGGATATTTGGTGGCATTGCCACTGGGGATGGTCGAATTTACGGCCATGAGAGAAGCGAGCTGGTTTTCCGTTCCGCAACCGTTTTATTTTCCAATAGAATTTTACTGGGGAGCGATCCTTCCGATGATGATCATGTTTATTGTGACATCTGTTGAGACCGTGGGGGATGTTACCGCGATGACGACCGGGGGAGCTGGCAGAGAACCGACCGAAAAGGAGCTTTCCGGTTCCGTCATCGCTAATGGTTTTACGTCTTCTCTCGGAGCGATTTTCAACTCGCTGCCCAACACGTCTTTTAGCCAAAATGTAGGGATGATCGCCTTTACCAAAGTCATGAGCCGCTATGTTGTCGCAGTTGGCGCCGGGTTCTTAATCTTGGCTGGGCTCATCCCTAAGGTTGGCGCATTGATCTCTACCATGCCGCCAGCTGTCATTGGCGGGGCCACGGTTATTATCTTTTCTCAAATCACCTTAACCGGTATCTCGATCTTGACGTCCGAGCCGTTAAATGAAAGAGCCAAGATCATCATTGGCTTGTCTTTAGTATTTGGAATCGGCTTAAGCCAAGTGCCCGATGCGATGAATGGGTTTCCGGAAGTTATCAAGTTATTATTCGGTGGGTCCGGCATCACTATCGCCTGTTTTGTGGCGATTGCCTTGAACTTGATCATTCCTGAGGAGTCCGTGAAAGAAGAAGCATAG
- a CDS encoding MFS transporter, which yields MNYKRFIVYQGTIVMASSMIFPFYILMLRNVGNSYSQFGWAYGLFALTAAICYPLIGKIADRAGDRVLLSIYSWGMALLLLVFPLANEIWHVYLLQIFMGVLGAVQKNSEKTILARHVLKETAGKEIGNYHIWTSIAAAIAVIATGYLVDFFTISSIFYIASALFAWSGFSIMKKDKALPELQT from the coding sequence ATGAACTATAAACGATTCATCGTCTATCAAGGAACCATCGTCATGGCCTCAAGCATGATCTTCCCGTTTTACATCTTGATGCTCAGAAACGTTGGAAATTCCTACTCCCAGTTTGGCTGGGCTTATGGACTGTTTGCGTTGACCGCTGCCATTTGCTACCCGCTCATCGGCAAAATCGCTGACCGAGCGGGCGACCGTGTGCTGCTCAGCATCTACTCCTGGGGGATGGCGCTACTATTGCTCGTCTTTCCTTTAGCAAATGAAATATGGCATGTCTATCTTCTTCAAATCTTTATGGGAGTGCTCGGGGCAGTCCAAAAAAATTCCGAAAAAACCATATTGGCGAGGCACGTCTTAAAAGAAACCGCCGGAAAAGAAATCGGCAATTACCACATTTGGACATCAATTGCCGCAGCCATAGCGGTCATCGCCACCGGTTATTTAGTGGACTTTTTCACGATATCGAGCATTTTCTATATCGCCTCTGCACTATTCGCCTGGAGCGGGTTTTCGATTATGAAAAAAGACAAAGCCTTGCCCGAGTTGCAAACTTAA
- a CDS encoding FAD-binding oxidoreductase, which translates to MKRYLMLFVYITFLFLSIFYVTEQSAEPIAEDQSRLLPVKMKAIKATDSTAEIQQVVLDANSQGDSIAIAGMQHSQGGHTVYPDGILLDMKPYNKILRFDAHEKTITIQSGATWRDIQDYINPYGLALKVSQSQNIFTVGGSLSVNAHGLDIRQGSLIDTVESLRLLDANGEILTLSSDQNPELFKAVVGGYGLFGVILDVTLKLTDDEMYEIHSEQLQYDEYNDYFNESVRADEKTKMHLARISLSPDSFLEDMYVINYQETEQESLPMEPQKLKQETLIAVPKFFLGLARLNEQGKKVFWNTQKTYSASIDGKLISRNNVMRSDSEFMEYSHPENTEVLQEYFVPVENFEAYIDDLRETLIDEDQFNLLNITIRYVEKNEKAVLSYAKDDMFSLVLLINQGTDAQSIEDTGRVVRNMIDVTLDHGGSYYLPYFGYPTKEQMAEAYPRTSEFFDLKKEYDPSERFVNIFYEEYKQ; encoded by the coding sequence ATGAAACGCTATTTGATGCTCTTTGTTTACATCACTTTCTTATTCCTATCGATTTTTTATGTCACTGAACAATCTGCCGAACCGATAGCAGAAGACCAGAGCCGCTTGCTACCAGTGAAAATGAAAGCGATAAAAGCGACCGACAGCACAGCCGAAATCCAGCAAGTGGTCCTTGATGCCAATTCACAAGGAGATTCCATCGCGATTGCCGGCATGCAGCACAGCCAAGGCGGACATACTGTGTATCCCGACGGCATCTTGCTGGATATGAAACCGTACAATAAAATTCTAAGATTCGATGCCCACGAAAAAACTATAACGATCCAAAGCGGAGCAACTTGGCGTGACATTCAAGACTATATCAATCCATATGGGCTGGCTTTGAAAGTCAGCCAGTCCCAAAACATTTTCACTGTCGGCGGCTCTTTAAGCGTCAATGCACACGGCCTTGATATCCGGCAAGGCAGCTTGATCGACACCGTCGAATCACTTCGCCTGCTGGATGCAAACGGCGAGATCCTGACACTCAGTTCGGATCAGAACCCCGAGCTGTTCAAAGCGGTTGTAGGAGGCTATGGTTTATTCGGCGTCATTCTGGACGTGACATTGAAACTGACGGACGATGAAATGTATGAAATCCATTCTGAACAGCTTCAGTACGATGAATACAATGATTATTTTAACGAGAGCGTCAGAGCAGATGAAAAGACGAAGATGCATTTGGCGCGAATTTCCTTATCCCCTGACTCGTTTTTGGAAGACATGTACGTCATTAATTATCAGGAAACGGAGCAGGAAAGCCTTCCCATGGAGCCCCAGAAATTAAAACAGGAGACCTTGATCGCTGTTCCGAAATTTTTCCTCGGGCTTGCCCGGCTGAATGAGCAAGGGAAAAAAGTGTTCTGGAATACCCAGAAAACCTATTCCGCTTCGATTGATGGGAAATTGATTTCGCGAAACAACGTCATGCGGTCGGATTCCGAATTCATGGAATACAGCCATCCCGAAAACACCGAAGTCCTTCAGGAATATTTTGTTCCTGTGGAAAATTTTGAAGCGTATATTGACGACTTGAGAGAAACCTTAATTGACGAAGACCAGTTCAACTTATTGAATATCACCATCCGCTATGTTGAAAAAAATGAAAAAGCAGTGTTGTCTTATGCGAAAGACGATATGTTCTCGCTGGTTCTCCTAATCAATCAAGGAACCGATGCACAGAGCATAGAAGATACTGGAAGGGTCGTCCGAAATATGATTGATGTGACGCTCGACCACGGCGGGAGCTATTACTTGCCGTATTTCGGCTACCCCACTAAAGAACAAATGGCTGAAGCATACCCACGGACGAGCGAGTTTTTCGACTTAAAAAAAGAATACGATCCAAGCGAGCGGTTTGTGAATATTTTCTATGAGGAGTACAAGCAATGA
- a CDS encoding DUF1572 domain-containing protein: MEYMYLLIAAIVVIAGGAFIYFKKNKDASIQIEETPSESVEEELEIEEPEPEDDDSHLNPVVTEVEDAELVKSGYKRIEIPANMIPVIAETLKDGAVIFHQSRTFRVEFSPEVVKGLKDKSMTLIERVNGKGYVPAVKKDGVKGIYEQAVLVKRVNPALVAHASMSLLTTVVGQQQLMEIQSSLKSMEKKLETLIQHREHDFAGKIDARFGYFKEVIERFRRNGITLGGVEDAEIEGFYTATLQDLKVLTKDLKAIVADVEGLKEHETLRKWGDAPVKKEYEQLIGRFNAKQELLLLNVQFIQECYEPYLRTIRNYEEADVKSQTLAEIVAENHALIQGIEEKVKSIEENYKVKINFGLKALKYRNLESLKELAPVKIDQQQKEEQEIPSEVLVEVTEDDQAYAYVPRRK; this comes from the coding sequence ATGGAATATATGTATCTCTTGATTGCGGCAATCGTAGTGATAGCAGGGGGCGCCTTTATTTACTTCAAAAAGAATAAAGACGCATCCATTCAAATAGAAGAAACGCCTAGTGAAAGCGTGGAAGAAGAGCTTGAAATTGAGGAGCCTGAGCCGGAAGACGACGATAGCCATTTGAACCCGGTCGTGACCGAAGTGGAGGATGCGGAACTCGTTAAGAGCGGCTACAAGCGAATCGAGATTCCGGCGAATATGATTCCTGTGATCGCTGAGACCTTAAAAGACGGAGCGGTGATTTTCCACCAAAGCCGGACCTTCCGCGTAGAGTTCAGCCCGGAAGTGGTCAAGGGCTTGAAGGATAAGAGCATGACGCTGATTGAGCGGGTCAACGGCAAGGGTTATGTGCCGGCAGTGAAAAAAGACGGCGTGAAAGGGATATACGAGCAGGCGGTGTTGGTGAAACGGGTGAATCCCGCGCTTGTTGCGCATGCGAGCATGAGCTTGTTGACGACCGTGGTCGGCCAGCAGCAACTCATGGAAATTCAAAGTTCTTTGAAGAGCATGGAGAAAAAACTCGAGACGCTCATCCAACACCGTGAACACGATTTCGCCGGGAAAATCGACGCGCGTTTTGGCTATTTCAAAGAAGTCATCGAACGCTTCCGGAGAAACGGAATCACGCTCGGCGGCGTGGAAGACGCGGAAATCGAAGGCTTTTACACAGCGACGCTACAAGATTTGAAAGTGCTGACAAAAGATTTGAAAGCCATCGTCGCAGACGTGGAAGGGTTAAAAGAGCACGAAACGCTGCGCAAATGGGGAGACGCCCCGGTGAAAAAGGAGTACGAACAACTTATCGGACGCTTTAACGCCAAGCAGGAATTATTGCTGTTGAATGTGCAGTTTATCCAGGAATGCTACGAGCCGTATCTGCGGACCATCCGGAATTACGAAGAAGCCGACGTGAAATCGCAGACTTTGGCAGAAATCGTGGCGGAGAATCATGCGTTGATTCAAGGCATTGAAGAAAAAGTGAAAAGCATTGAAGAAAATTATAAAGTGAAGATCAACTTCGGCCTCAAGGCGTTGAAGTACCGCAATTTGGAGAGTTTGAAAGAACTGGCACCTGTGAAGATTGACCAGCAGCAGAAAGAAGAACAGGAAATTCCGTCTGAAGTGTTGGTTGAAGTTACAGAGGATGATCAGGCTTATGCGTATGTGCCGCGGAGAAAGTGA